In Setaria italica strain Yugu1 chromosome I, Setaria_italica_v2.0, whole genome shotgun sequence, the genomic window GGATTTTATTGATACAAGGCTATTACATCCAGCCCCTTGACTGGGTACCCCtgagtaaaaaagaaaatacaaagAAGTCCTTTACCGGAGCACCCACTACGCGTTCTGGATTTTAGTAACATGTTCTGGATTTAAGTGTTCTATCTAGCTTGTTTTTTAGGCCTAAGATGACAATTGAGCCTTGCGCAACCCAAAGGACTCGTAGCAAGGCCTAACATTTTTAGGCGTGCCAAGCGAGGCCCAAATGGGCCTGATGAACAGAATCTTGTCTGCAGGCCCAAATGGGCTGAAATCAATTCCAAGCCGGATTATAGGAAAAGCGTCCCttggaaaagaagaaagaaagcggAGGGAGAGGATTTAGCCACCCTACCACGGCGCAACTCCCCTAGTCCCCTTTCTTTCTCCGCGGTCTCCTCTCCTCTCGTCGCGCCTCTTCCTCCAGTCGCCGCACTGCCAAAAAAACCCCTCGAAAAACCCTGGGTCCCTACGCCTCCCTCGTCATgctgcgccgcctccgcctgcgcTCGCTGGGGAGGGCGGCGCCGGccctcgccggcgcggccgctgcTGTGGCGTCCCTCACCAACGTCGCCTACGCCGACGGCGCCTCCCTCTTCCGCCGCCACTCCGAGCCGTCGAATCCGGGCGACGCGAACAATTTGGGGGCCACCGCGTTCGGCCGCGACCCCGAGACCCTGGAGCGCATGGCCCGCGCGCTGCGGGAGATCAACAGCTCGCCGCTCGCCAAGCAGGCAAGGTGCTCGCGCTATTGCCCTACCTAACTGGGGCCTGCCCCTCTTGACGACGTTTATGCTTTTGGTCGGGCGCAGGTGTTTGAGCTGATGCGGAAGCAGGAGGAGACGCGCCTCGCGGAGCTGGAGGTCGAAAAGGTGCAACACGCCATCAACGAGAAGCTGAGGGACATCGTGAGTTCCTGACGCCTTCCCCCCCTTTGTTGATGCAAGTAATGTTCAATGCTGTAGGCGGGACGTCGGCTGTGTCTGCAGATTGGTTGCTCACGCGACCCAAACGTCCGATTGCTGAATTGTATTTACCTAACAGACTGACAAACTTCCTCCCTTCACCGTGTGTATTCATGACTTAGTTGGAATCAATTGCATAAGACTGGGGGTTGCCATTAGAAGTGGGATTAGTAAAGCATAGTGACTTTACAACTGAGATGTGAAAACATGAAAATTTGTCAGCTTCATCCAAACTGTGGATGTGCAAAACTTGTAACTCTGGCTAACCTTTGTGAATAGCAAGGAACAGCATATTTGAAACTCCACAACATATAAATGGAAAACTGGTCAGCATGAAGAATTAGGAACTAGGAAGTGTAGAAGAACTTTGGCTATGTGCTAGAGGTTTTCTTTCATCTCATTTTGTTTGCGTGCATTCAACTTCCGTAGTGTTGGTTGCCATCAGTGTACTTATATTCCTCTGTTGATATCTGACCTGCAGGAGAGGAAACAGAAAGATGCTGAAGATTACAGAAATAATTtgcaacaacaagcacaagcaaAAGCGCAATCATTACGCTATGAGgatgaattagctagaaaaagAATGCAGGTATTGAAGAGActccttttctttatttcatTGATCGACCTCCTATAATAGTATAATTAAATATGTATCTGTTTTTTTGGTGCTGCTATGAGAGTTACACGCAATTTAAGCAAGCATCTATTTTGACAGGCGGAGCGTGAGGTACAAAGGCGACAAGATGCCGAACTTGTGAAGATGCAAGAGGCATCTGCCATCAGGAAAGAAGAAGCTAGGCGCGCCACAGAACAGAAGATTTTAGAAGAAATGATACAGACTGAGAAAGAAAAGGCTAAAGCAGATCAGGAAACAGACAGAATTAAAGCTTTAGCAGATGCAGAAGCTCGAGCTCATGAAGCGAGGGAACTAGAAGAAATTACAAGGAGAACGATGGTGGAAAAAATGAAGggtgaaaaagaaaagtggcTCGCTGCAATAAATACAACCTTTTCACATGTTGAAGGTTTGAATGCTCTTCCAATTAGCAATATTATGAAGTTAATctaccattttttttattctgcTAGAATGTGTCATGCAATCAAAAAGATAAACCCTTTGCTTTTCTGCTTATGTCATTTTTCAATACTTTATAGGTCCATGGTTTTCAACCTAACAATACTGTTGCCATTTACAGATGACCCCCTCTCTTCTCTTTTACTTTGTCATTAAGTTTCATATTTGCTAAGATGCACTTTGGTCTCATCAAAACTAATACATCGTATTTTGTGGAAACATACTTGGTCATGGTATGCTGAATTACAGACAAGGATCAGCATCATTCTTCTTATAAGAAATTCTATTAATAAAATAATGATGTAGTTTAGTAGTTTCTTATTTGTACTGTTTATGAACCTTTCCAATGTCGACTTGTAGGTGGGTTCAGAATGCTGTTGACTGATAGGAGTAAACTAATGATGGGTATTGGAGGAGTTACTGCACTGGCTGCTGGAGTTTATACTACTAGGTTTGCCTCAATACCGATATATCGTATTGATTTCATTTTACAGTGTGCATAAACACAAATCATTAGCAAATCCTATCTTTACCTGTTCCATTTTCACAAGCAAACTTCTAATTTTATTGTTTGCTCCTTTAATCTTCAGGGAAGGAGCAAGGGTTACATGGGGTTACATCAATAGAATCTTGGGTCAGCCTTCGCTGATCCGTGAATCATCAATGCCAAAGTTCCCACTGCCAATGTCTAGGTTGCTCAAACCTAGCTCAGCATCTTTGTCAAGCGGAGCGGGCTTTGAGAATGTCATTCTGCACCCTTCACTCAAG contains:
- the LOC101757344 gene encoding ATPase family AAA domain-containing protein 3C, producing the protein MLRRLRLRSLGRAAPALAGAAAAVASLTNVAYADGASLFRRHSEPSNPGDANNLGATAFGRDPETLERMARALREINSSPLAKQVFELMRKQEETRLAELEVEKVQHAINEKLRDIERKQKDAEDYRNNLQQQAQAKAQSLRYEDELARKRMQAEREVQRRQDAELVKMQEASAIRKEEARRATEQKILEEMIQTEKEKAKADQETDRIKALADAEARAHEARELEEITRRTMVEKMKGEKEKWLAAINTTFSHVEGGFRMLLTDRSKLMMGIGGVTALAAGVYTTREGARVTWGYINRILGQPSLIRESSMPKFPLPMSRLLKPSSASLSSGAGFENVILHPSLKRRIEHLARATANTKSHGAPFRNMLFYGPPGTGKTLVAREMARKSGLDYAMMTGGDVAPLGSEAVTKIHQIFDWAKKSKKGMLVFIDEADAFLCERNSIHMSEAQRSALNALLFRTGDQSRDIVLVLATNRPGDLDAAITDRIDEVIEFPLPGEEERFQLLKLYLNQYILKEEGKGSSLGALFKKQQRKIQVKDISDDLLKEAARKINGFSGREIAKLMASVQAAVYGRPDCILDPQLFSEVVEYKVTEHHQRIKLASEGMP